GTTTTCAACGCAAATAGAAGCGTAATGGCTCCGATAATGATCAAATATGGGTTGGAGGCGGCTTTTTTTGTCAAGGTAAAAAGCAGGTAGCTGATGCTTATCGCAAACCCGACGGAGGGCATAAACATAAACCTTTCCGACATATTCGTTCCTACCGGGAAAACGATATTGGAAACGATGGAAAGGGTGATAAGGAAAAAGGCCACTCCAAAGGCGACCGGGCTTTTTTTGCGCCAGCCCAGGATAACGACGGCAATGAGCCCGAGGTATAAAATCAAAGATCCTAACACCATTGGATCACCCCAGTTGCGAATGCCTACCTGGTAGGGGTAATAATCGTGGGTCAACGGATGAGGAAAAATGAGCAGTTGTACATATTTTCCCAGGGTGAACATGATGGTGGCGAGTTTTTCGGCTGCGGAGAAGGCCACCCATTTTCCACCGACCAATTTGAGAAAGGGGTTGTTCATAAGCTCCCCTGGAGGATCCCCCAAAGTCCACCCAAGGATGCTGCCTCTCAAGGCAAGAAACACCACCGTCGCGGCCAGGAAGGGCAGTATGTTCAGAACGATCTTATTTCCTTTTTCTTTAGTAAAAAAATAATAGGTCATAGGAATGACAGCCAGGAAGGTGATGGTGTTCTCTTTGGAAAGCAATCCCAGGAAAAAGATCACACCTGCTACAATATGCAGGACTTTCTTTTTTTCAAAATAAGCGCGGAACGACAAATGCAATGCCAACAGGGAAGCAAAAAGTGCGATGATCTCATCCCGGCCTTTGATGTTGGCCACCGCTTCGGTATGCAAAGGATGAGCTGCGAAAAGCAAACTGGCTCCCAGGGCGATCATGAGCGCGGCCTCGCGTTCTTCCCGCCGACTGAATAATTTCAATAGCAGTAAAAATAAAGTGACCACCGTAAGTCCGTAATAAAAGGCATTCATCACGTGGCCGATCCATGGTTTCTCGCCGAAGATTTGGTATTCAAGGGCAAACATCACAGGAGTCAGAGGCCTGTAACGACCACCGGCCACTAGTTTGTCTTTGCCTTCTTTTTTGAAAAATCCGTAGAAAGTATCGTATTTCAGGAGTCCGGGAATGCCATCGATGCCTTCTTTGGTAAACATGTTGTCCGTAATGACAATGGCGTCATCCTGGGCAAAATCATGGTTAAAAGTATTGGCGTACAAAAGAAATCCAAAGGCAAATAAAATGGCTATGTATTTCCAGGGCATCACTCCGGAAACAGGAATATTGGTTTTCGGTGCCGGTTTGCTTTTGGGTTGCTGTTTATTTTTTTGCTTCGACATTATAGTAGTTGGATTTAAAATTCCTGTAAAGCTACAAAAAAGCACTTTTTTTGAGCTTCAGCCAATCCAGAATATTATTGCAGAAAATATCTTCGACGGTTGATTCCGGCAATCCCATGGTTTCAATGAAGGCCCCTATTTCGAGATCGCCAAGAGGGAAAGGGTAATCGGATCCCAGGGTTACCTTTTTCGGGCCGGCAGTTTTGAGGATGTATTCGAGCATGGCTTCATCATGGGTAATGCAGTCGACCCAGAATTTACCTAGATACTCCCTTGGGTTCACGGGGTTGTCAATGGCCACCAGGTCGGGGCGGCAGTTGAAACCATGTTCTACCCGGCCAATGGTAGGCAGGAAAGAACCTCCTGCATGGGCAAAACAAACCCGAAGTTCCGGCAACCGTTCCAAAACTCCCCCGAAAATCATGGAGCAAATGGCCCGTGAAGTTTCGGCGGGCATGCCGACCAGCCACGGCAGCCAGTATTTTTCCATGGAGTGGAATCCCATCATATTCCAAGGATGCACAAAAAGCGCCATGTCGAGGTCCTGCATGGCTTTGAGAATGGGGAAGAAATCTTCTTCGTTCAGGTTTTTATCATTGATATTGGAGCCAATCTGTATGCCCACCAGCCCAATCTCCTTACATCGTTCGAGTTCCCGGATGGCCAGCGCTGCATCCTGCATAGGGAGTGTGCCCAACCCGATATAATTTTTGGGGTGGTCCTGTACGGTTTGGGCAATGTCGTCATTCAAAAACATGGAAAGCTCAAGACCGTCTTTAGGTTTCGCCCAATAGGAAAACATCACGGGGATGGTACATACCACCTGGACCCGGGTGTTATGGGTGGCGTATTCGTCGATTCGCTCTTCTGCATCCCAGCAGTTTGATTCGATCTCCCGGAAAAACTTGTCTCCTTTCATCATATTGGCAAACCCGGGTTTGTGGTGCACGAGGTGAATGAAGTCACCGTAACCGAATTTTTCACTGAAACGGGGTAACTTTTCAGGAATGATGTGGGTGTGCATGTCAATTTTAAGCATGTCGGCAGTGGTTTTATCCCGTAAACATACTTCAAAAAAAACAGCCTTCAAAACTCAATTGCCCAAAGCGTCCATTTTAAAAGCCGGGCTTGCCGGGCGGACGGGAGTCCGCCACCTTTGACGTTGCCGACAGGATGTCGTGACGAGCAGAGCGGAGCGCAGTGGTGATCCATTTCAATTCATTTGCGATATTGAAAAGACCTTTTAAAATGTAATTCGTCGAAAAAAACTACATTTTTGTCAATAATACCTGCTCATTTAGGTACTTGGTGTTGCATAGTACCTACAGAGGATTTATATTTGTGGTATGAAATCGAAAGAATTAGATAAAACACGGACGCAGATGAAGCGGGGAGTACTTGAAATGTGCATCCTGTCCATGATAAGCGAAAAGGAAACTTATGGCCGTGAGATCAACGAGCGGTTGAAGGATTCTGACCTTGTGGTGGTAGAGGGCACGCTGTATCCTCTGCTGAGTCGATTGAAGAAAGCAGATTTGCTTGAATATAAGTGGGAGGAGTCCACTTCGGGGCCTCCGCGCAAGTATTACAAGATCACGCCCAAGGGGGAGGAATTCCTGGGGGATTTGCTGAATACATGGGGGAGCCTGGTGGATGCGGTGAGCAGGATGACGCAACAAAATTATTAGAAAAAAAATTAAACTCAACACAAAATGAATAAGGTTTTCACGGTCAATCTTGGAGGATATCCATTTACTATTGATGAAGATGCTTTTGAATATTTGGATAAGTACCTAAAAGCCATCCACAAACATTTTAGAGGCGGGGATGGATACGAGGAAATTACCGGTGACATAGAATCCAGGCTTGCTGAACTGTTTCAGGAAAGCTTGGGAAATCGCCCGATTGTTACTATTAAAGACGTCACCAATGCCATTTCCACGATGGGTAGCCCGGAAGATTTCGGAGCGGATACGCTGGAGGATGAAACCATGTCATCCGGTAAAAGTGACTTTGTCTTCAAAACAGGTAAGCGATTGTTTCGTGACCCTGAAGAGGAAGTTGTTGCCGGTGTTTGTTCGGGGATAGCTGCTTATTTTGGCATAGCTGACCCGCTTTGGATCCGTATCGCTTTTATCGTTTTCACCCTTTTCGGAGGCTCCGGAATTTTACTGTATGCCGTACTTTGGGCTATTTTGCCTAAAGCCGAGACCGCAGGGGATTACCTCGCCATGCGTGGTGAGCCTATCAATGTGGACAATATCAGCAAGATCATCAAAGACGAATTTGAGAATTTGTCAGAAAAAGTTTCTGAATTCGGAGAGGAGTTTGGATCAAAAAAAAAAGTCGCGGAGAAAAGGAAAAAGGTGATGGAACAACTCCCCTTAAGAAATGGGTTTCTATTCTAGGCAGTGTATTGCTCACTATTGTTTTAGTGCTCCGAAAGGTGCTTCCGGCTGTTATTAAAACGATTGGGATTGTAATTATCGTCGGTCTTGCTGTTTCGTGGTTCGCGCTGCTTGCAGCCATGTTCTACGGGTCTCCTTTCCTCGATTTTGTTTTGCCCGGAAGAGCTTTTTTCTCCTACCTCGGTGCTTTTAATTTATTCATGATTATCGGAATCCCACTTTTTTCTATTGTTTTGGGGATTTTGCGAATGTTTTTTCAGACCCGGCTGAGTAAGGGATGGAGAACGGCTCTGGGCATTTTCTGGGGGATCAATATTGCGGGATTCTTTTTGTCTGCCGCTTTGGTGGGGAAGGAATTTGAGTTTGATGGAGCGGTTACCAAAGTGAATACCCCACTTGATATTACATCGGACACCCTTGAGGTGAGTATGTTTTCAAAGGATTATGATACGCTGTTTGGTATTGATGACGATCATGTGAAACTTACTGAAAACGAATTCGTCTTTGATAATATAGCTGTTTCCATTAAACGTGCGGAAGGATCGGAATTTGAATTCATACAGGTCAATGAAGCTCGTGGGATCAGTACCCAACTTGCCCAGGAGCTTGCAGAAAATATCGAATTTGACTATCGCATTGAAGGCAGCCATTTGTTCCTGCCCGCATTTCTTGAGGTGACCAAAGCCGAAAAATTCAGAGTGCAGGAGGTTAATGTAACCTTACTCATTCCTGAAGGTAAATTCATCAGGATTCACAGAGACGTAGCGCGTCACCAGGGAGAAATTCAAAAGAAGGATACTGAAAACTCTGTTTGGGCCAGTGACGGGAATGTTTGGGTCATGGAGGACGAAGGGCTGGTTTGTGTGGATTGTGATTAGGGGCTTGCTGGTTGCTGGTTGCTGGTTGCTTGAGGTGACATCTTCGCCGGGCTGGCTACCTGTGGAGGAAAAGGTGTCATCTTTGCTGGTTACTTGTTACTGGTTTCTGGTTGAAGACTAATTTGTATGGAATAAAAATTTGAAATCACCTGACCTTTTTTGGCTGGAAATTACACGATCATAAGAATGTAATTTTCTGAATTTTATAAATTGATTATGTGTTTGCTTACCGGGATCTGTTGATTTCGGTAAGCATTTTTTTTGGGGGGAATAGAACGCGGATGAGACGGATTGAACGGGTGAGGACGGATTTTTTTGTAAGATATCTTGCATGGTGTTTTGATGTTGTTTTTCTTTTGGATAGTATTCCTTATTTTTATTCGGGACTGTTTAAAGTTTCAGGTTCAAAGTTCAAATGGAGCATCGCGACATCCTCGATAAAATTATCGGGATTGTTATTGATTGTCAATGATTTATAGACTCACAAAGACAGTTAATTGAATACTTTCTTTTATTCGATTGAAAACAAATACCAATGAAAAATATTTTACTTACATGTTTACTGTTCCTTTCATCTTTCCCAATTGTTGGTCAGGAATTTTCTTTTCCTCAGGATTCCGCTTCCTGGACGTATGTGCATAGTTTTGATCCCTGGACGATTCCCAATTTTCATACATTTGAAATGTTTGGGGATACAATAATCAATGAACAACATTATAAAAAGATTACCCATTCGGATTGTTGGGGATGGACCACTTCTCAAATTGTCTATGATTTTATCAGGTCAGAGGAAGATCAGGTATTTTTTTTACAAAAAGATTCAACAGAAGAGTTTTTATTATATGACTTCAGTCTTGAAGCGGGGGATAGTTTTTCAATAGAAAAAGAATGTTTGAGTGATTCGGGAGACAGTATTTTTGTTCAATGGGTTGATTCAGTTTTGGTACTACCAGATGAATACAGAAAACAGATTAACTTTAACAATGCTCAATGGGTTGAGGGAATCGGAGTTATTAACCATTTTTTGACCGTAAGTACTGGTTTAGAGTCATTGGACTATTCTGTAGATTTGATGTGTTTTTCAATTAACGGAGAATATCTTATTAATGGAGCCTTTTACTTTAATCCTGATCCGGAGTTTGGTTCAGGGATTCATTTCGGATGTGATGGTGTTATTGATGATGTAAGTAATTTAGATATAAAGAAATCTTTTGTCATTTCTCCCAATCCCTTTTTTGCTGATTTTGAAATACAGTGTGCTGATTTTCACGAAATTCAGGAAATAGATTTGCTTAGTCTTTCAGGTCAATATATCGAAAGTCTGCCCCTACGGCCTTCCCAAAGCCTTACCGGTCTTGTTCCCGGCATGTATATTTTGAAGGTTAAATTGAAAGGGACGTTTT
This sequence is a window from Lewinellaceae bacterium. Protein-coding genes within it:
- a CDS encoding T9SS type A sorting domain-containing protein, translating into MKNILLTCLLFLSSFPIVGQEFSFPQDSASWTYVHSFDPWTIPNFHTFEMFGDTIINEQHYKKITHSDCWGWTTSQIVYDFIRSEEDQVFFLQKDSTEEFLLYDFSLEAGDSFSIEKECLSDSGDSIFVQWVDSVLVLPDEYRKQINFNNAQWVEGIGVINHFLTVSTGLESLDYSVDLMCFSINGEYLINGAFYFNPDPEFGSGIHFGCDGVIDDVSNLDIKKSFVISPNPFFADFEIQCADFHEIQEIDLLSLSGQYIESLPLRPSQSLTGLVPGMYILKVKLKGTFYFLRMIKLS
- a CDS encoding amidohydrolase codes for the protein MLKIDMHTHIIPEKLPRFSEKFGYGDFIHLVHHKPGFANMMKGDKFFREIESNCWDAEERIDEYATHNTRVQVVCTIPVMFSYWAKPKDGLELSMFLNDDIAQTVQDHPKNYIGLGTLPMQDAALAIRELERCKEIGLVGIQIGSNINDKNLNEEDFFPILKAMQDLDMALFVHPWNMMGFHSMEKYWLPWLVGMPAETSRAICSMIFGGVLERLPELRVCFAHAGGSFLPTIGRVEHGFNCRPDLVAIDNPVNPREYLGKFWVDCITHDEAMLEYILKTAGPKKVTLGSDYPFPLGDLEIGAFIETMGLPESTVEDIFCNNILDWLKLKKSAFL
- a CDS encoding glycosyltransferase family 39 protein encodes the protein MSKQKNKQQPKSKPAPKTNIPVSGVMPWKYIAILFAFGFLLYANTFNHDFAQDDAIVITDNMFTKEGIDGIPGLLKYDTFYGFFKKEGKDKLVAGGRYRPLTPVMFALEYQIFGEKPWIGHVMNAFYYGLTVVTLFLLLLKLFSRREEREAALMIALGASLLFAAHPLHTEAVANIKGRDEIIALFASLLALHLSFRAYFEKKKVLHIVAGVIFFLGLLSKENTITFLAVIPMTYYFFTKEKGNKIVLNILPFLAATVVFLALRGSILGWTLGDPPGELMNNPFLKLVGGKWVAFSAAEKLATIMFTLGKYVQLLIFPHPLTHDYYPYQVGIRNWGDPMVLGSLILYLGLIAVVILGWRKKSPVAFGVAFFLITLSIVSNIVFPVGTNMSERFMFMPSVGFAISISYLLFTLTKKAASNPYLIIIGAITLLFALKTYDRNQVWKDNFTLFTTDVQVSKNSAKLQNAAGGALSNRASTEPNEQKKNAMLNEAVGHLNEAIRIHPTYKNAFLIRGNCYNWLKQYDKAIADYTYALKLDPGYEDATKNLAITYREAGEYFGKEKGDLNQALTYLSKAYEMDPNEYATVRLMGVAYGMGGNKEKAIEYFTKCTQLEPENAFAWFDLGIAYLNAGNNELGNTYITKARTLDPEIDQKRGENR
- a CDS encoding PadR family transcriptional regulator gives rise to the protein MKSKELDKTRTQMKRGVLEMCILSMISEKETYGREINERLKDSDLVVVEGTLYPLLSRLKKADLLEYKWEESTSGPPRKYYKITPKGEEFLGDLLNTWGSLVDAVSRMTQQNY
- a CDS encoding PspC domain-containing protein is translated as MNKVFTVNLGGYPFTIDEDAFEYLDKYLKAIHKHFRGGDGYEEITGDIESRLAELFQESLGNRPIVTIKDVTNAISTMGSPEDFGADTLEDETMSSGKSDFVFKTGKRLFRDPEEEVVAGVCSGIAAYFGIADPLWIRIAFIVFTLFGGSGILLYAVLWAILPKAETAGDYLAMRGEPINVDNISKIIKDEFENLSEKVSEFGEEFGSKKKVAEKRKKVMEQLPLRNGFLF